Proteins co-encoded in one Coregonus clupeaformis isolate EN_2021a chromosome 5, ASM2061545v1, whole genome shotgun sequence genomic window:
- the LOC123483534 gene encoding periostin-like isoform X3, whose product MKILFAALFAVFVLSNFDVADSSSYDKIVYHSKVRARKEGPNVCALQQVMGTKKKYFSTCRNWYQGAICGKKATVLYECCPGYMKLEGMKGCPAVAPIDNVYGTLGLVKAISTQEYSHISKLREEIEGSGSYTFFAPSNDAWNLLDGEVRSALVSNVNIELYNALHYHMANKRLQTKDLKNGLVVTSMYNDLGLYINHYSNGLCMKIVTVNCARIIHGNQVATNGVVHVLDRVITAVGNTIQDVIEVDDDLTTLSEVALASGLLDKLGQPGQYTLFAPTNDAFAKLDSDVLQRLMGDKGVLQALLNFHMLNSVQCSEGIMSGQTFETLEGHNIEIGCDGDSLTVNGIKMVLKKDIVTTNGVIHLIDEVLMPDSAKQVMELLTPSQSTFSDMVSELGLSAAMSAEAEYTLLAPLNSVFTDEVMAIDQSFLKVILENHILKEKITLGQLYNGQRLETIGGKFLRVFIYRTAVCIENSCLVRGSKEGSNGALHLMRTLMKPAETTMFQILTDNGGFKIFLSLMETAGLTDLLKQEGEYTLFAPSDEAFAGVSDSDLALLKGNMNALRTILLYHFSNGVFIGGGLETGVTNLLKSLQGNNLRVLHANNTIRVNTIEVPKHDIMATNGVIHFVKTLLYPGELPAGNSDLLGLLRRLIKYMEIKFVSGYSYKEIPLTFMKRMTITRVIESVPDVTHVTRVIEREPTITKVTRVIEGKPKFTKVTRVIEGEPKVTKVTRVVPGPQYLASNSGSSSGISNIELEGADSFHISTIEGNPSMLDMDSEKITKFIQEGNPKRVTSRRIPAGSRRRVRPEEQRA is encoded by the exons GACGGTGCTGTATGAGTGCTGTCCAGGTTACATGAAGCTGGAAGGAATGAAAGGATGCCCTGCAG TGGCCCCTATAGACAATGTGTATGGTACCTTGGGCCTGGTCAAGGCCATCTCCACCCAGGAATACTCTCACATCTCCAAGCtgagggaggagatagagggatCTGGGTCATACACCTTCTTCGCTCCCAGCAATGATGCCTGGAACTTGTTAGATGGG GAAGTGCGTAGTGCGTTGGTGAGCAACGTGAACATTGAGCTGTACAACGCCCTGCACTACCACATGGCTAACAAACGCCTGCAGACCAAAGACCTGAAGAACGGCCTGGTGGTCACCTCCATGTACAATGACCTGGGACTCTACATCAACCACTACTCCAACGGG TTATGTATGAAGATTGTGACGGTGAACTGTGCCAGGATTATCCATGGCAACCAGGTTGCCACCAACGGAGTGGTGCACGTCCTCGACCGTGTCATCACTGCCGTGGGCAACACCAtccaggatgtcatcgaggttGACGATGACCTCACCACTCTCAGT GAGGTGGCTCTGGCCTCAGGCCTGCTGGACAAGCTGGGACAGCCTGGCCAGTACACCCTGTTCGCCCCCACCAACGATGCCTTCGCCAAGCTGGACTCGGACGTACTGCAACGACTGATGGGTGACAAGGGTGTCCTCCAAG ccctgCTGAACTTTCACATGCTGAACTCTGTCCAGTGTTCAGAGGGCATCATGTCCGGCCAGACCTTTGAGACCCTGGAAGGCCACAACATCGAGATTGGCTGTGACGGGGACAGCCTGACAGTCAACGGCATCAAGATGGTGCTGAAGAAAGACATTGTCACCACCAACGGAGTCATCCACCTCATTGATGAGGTCCTCATGCCTGACTCAG CTAAGCAGGTGATGGAGCTGCTCACCCCTTCCCAGTCCACCTTCAGTGACATGGTGTCAGAGCTGGGTCTGTCTGCAGCCATGTCAGCCGAGGCAGAATACACACTTCTGGCCCCGCTCAATTCTGTCTTCACTG atgaggtgATGGCCATTGACCAGAGCTTTCTGAAGGTGATTTTGGAGAACCACATCCTGAAGGAAAAGATCACTCTGGGACAGCTGTACAATGGACAGCGCCTGGAGACCATCGGCGGGAAGTTCCTCAGAGTCTTCATCTACCGCACA GCGGTGTGCATAGAGAACTCCTGCCTGGTGCGAGGCAGCAAGGAGGGCAGTAACGGAGCCCTCCACCTGATGAGGACTCTGATGAAGCCAGCTGAGACCACCATGTTCCAGATCCTCACTGACAACGGAGGATTCAA GATCTTCCTGTCACTGATGGAGACGGCTGGTCTGACTGACCTGCTCAAACAGGAAGGAGAATACACTCTGTTCGCTCCCAGTGATGAGGCCTTCGCTGGCGTCAGCGACAGCGACCTGGCTCTGCTCAAAG GTAATATGAACGCCCTGCGGACCATCCTGCTCTACCACTTCAGTAACGGAGTGTTTATCGGCGGAGGTCTGGAGACTGGGGTGACCAACCTCCTCAAGTCTCTACAGGGCAACAACCTCCGAGTGCTGCAT gcTAACAACACAATCAGAGTGAACACTATTGAGGTCCCTAAACACGATATCATGGCCACTAATGGAGTCATTCACTTTGTCAAAACCCTCCTCTACCCAGGAG AGCTGCCTGCTGGAAACTCTGACCTGCTGGGGCTGCTGAGAAGACTCATCAAGTACATGGAGATCAAG TTCGTGTCAGGGTACAGCTATAAGGAAATTCCCCTCACATTCATGA AGAGGATGACCATCACACGCGTCATTGAGTCAG TTCCTGATGTGACCCATGTTACTAGGGTTATCGAAAGGGAACCTACCATCACCAAG GTGACCAGAGTCATTGAAGGCAAGCCAAAGTTCACCAAGGTCACTAGAGTCATCGAGGGAGAGCCCAAGGTCACCAAAGTTACCAGAGTGGTCCCAG GTCCTCAGTACTTGGCCAGCAACAGTGGCTCCAGCAGTGGTATCTCCAACATCGAGCTGGAAG GTGCTGACTCCTTCCATATCTCCACCATCGAGGGAAACCCCTCAATGCTCGACATGGACTCTGAAAAAATCACCAAGTTCATCCAAG AGGGAAACCCAAAACGAGTAACTAGCAGGAGAATTCCAG CTGGTTCCAGAAGGAGAGTCAGACCAGAGGAACAAAGAGCATGA
- the LOC123483534 gene encoding periostin-like isoform X2 produces the protein MKILFAALFAVFVLSNFDVADSSSYDKIVYHSKVRARKEGPNVCALQQVMGTKKKYFSTCRNWYQGAICGKKATVLYECCPGYMKLEGMKGCPAVAPIDNVYGTLGLVKAISTQEYSHISKLREEIEGSGSYTFFAPSNDAWNLLDGEVRSALVSNVNIELYNALHYHMANKRLQTKDLKNGLVVTSMYNDLGLYINHYSNGIVTVNCARIIHGNQVATNGVVHVLDRVITAVGNTIQDVIEVDDDLTTLSEVALASGLLDKLGQPGQYTLFAPTNDAFAKLDSDVLQRLMGDKGVLQALLNFHMLNSVQCSEGIMSGQTFETLEGHNIEIGCDGDSLTVNGIKMVLKKDIVTTNGVIHLIDEVLMPDSAKQVMELLTPSQSTFSDMVSELGLSAAMSAEAEYTLLAPLNSVFTDEVMAIDQSFLKVILENHILKEKITLGQLYNGQRLETIGGKFLRVFIYRTAVCIENSCLVRGSKEGSNGALHLMRTLMKPAETTMFQILTDNGGFKIFLSLMETAGLTDLLKQEGEYTLFAPSDEAFAGVSDSDLALLKGNMNALRTILLYHFSNGVFIGGGLETGVTNLLKSLQGNNLRVLHANNTIRVNTIEVPKHDIMATNGVIHFVKTLLYPGELPAGNSDLLGLLRRLIKYMEIKFVSGYSYKEIPLTFMKRMTITRVIESVPDVTHVTRVIEREPTITKVTRVIEGEPTITKVTRVIEGKPKFTKVTRVIEGEPKVTKVTRVVPGPQYLASNSGSSSGISNIELEGADSFHISTIEGNPSMLDMDSEKITKFIQEGNPKRVTSRRIPAGSRRRVRPEEQRA, from the exons GACGGTGCTGTATGAGTGCTGTCCAGGTTACATGAAGCTGGAAGGAATGAAAGGATGCCCTGCAG TGGCCCCTATAGACAATGTGTATGGTACCTTGGGCCTGGTCAAGGCCATCTCCACCCAGGAATACTCTCACATCTCCAAGCtgagggaggagatagagggatCTGGGTCATACACCTTCTTCGCTCCCAGCAATGATGCCTGGAACTTGTTAGATGGG GAAGTGCGTAGTGCGTTGGTGAGCAACGTGAACATTGAGCTGTACAACGCCCTGCACTACCACATGGCTAACAAACGCCTGCAGACCAAAGACCTGAAGAACGGCCTGGTGGTCACCTCCATGTACAATGACCTGGGACTCTACATCAACCACTACTCCAACGGG ATTGTGACGGTGAACTGTGCCAGGATTATCCATGGCAACCAGGTTGCCACCAACGGAGTGGTGCACGTCCTCGACCGTGTCATCACTGCCGTGGGCAACACCAtccaggatgtcatcgaggttGACGATGACCTCACCACTCTCAGT GAGGTGGCTCTGGCCTCAGGCCTGCTGGACAAGCTGGGACAGCCTGGCCAGTACACCCTGTTCGCCCCCACCAACGATGCCTTCGCCAAGCTGGACTCGGACGTACTGCAACGACTGATGGGTGACAAGGGTGTCCTCCAAG ccctgCTGAACTTTCACATGCTGAACTCTGTCCAGTGTTCAGAGGGCATCATGTCCGGCCAGACCTTTGAGACCCTGGAAGGCCACAACATCGAGATTGGCTGTGACGGGGACAGCCTGACAGTCAACGGCATCAAGATGGTGCTGAAGAAAGACATTGTCACCACCAACGGAGTCATCCACCTCATTGATGAGGTCCTCATGCCTGACTCAG CTAAGCAGGTGATGGAGCTGCTCACCCCTTCCCAGTCCACCTTCAGTGACATGGTGTCAGAGCTGGGTCTGTCTGCAGCCATGTCAGCCGAGGCAGAATACACACTTCTGGCCCCGCTCAATTCTGTCTTCACTG atgaggtgATGGCCATTGACCAGAGCTTTCTGAAGGTGATTTTGGAGAACCACATCCTGAAGGAAAAGATCACTCTGGGACAGCTGTACAATGGACAGCGCCTGGAGACCATCGGCGGGAAGTTCCTCAGAGTCTTCATCTACCGCACA GCGGTGTGCATAGAGAACTCCTGCCTGGTGCGAGGCAGCAAGGAGGGCAGTAACGGAGCCCTCCACCTGATGAGGACTCTGATGAAGCCAGCTGAGACCACCATGTTCCAGATCCTCACTGACAACGGAGGATTCAA GATCTTCCTGTCACTGATGGAGACGGCTGGTCTGACTGACCTGCTCAAACAGGAAGGAGAATACACTCTGTTCGCTCCCAGTGATGAGGCCTTCGCTGGCGTCAGCGACAGCGACCTGGCTCTGCTCAAAG GTAATATGAACGCCCTGCGGACCATCCTGCTCTACCACTTCAGTAACGGAGTGTTTATCGGCGGAGGTCTGGAGACTGGGGTGACCAACCTCCTCAAGTCTCTACAGGGCAACAACCTCCGAGTGCTGCAT gcTAACAACACAATCAGAGTGAACACTATTGAGGTCCCTAAACACGATATCATGGCCACTAATGGAGTCATTCACTTTGTCAAAACCCTCCTCTACCCAGGAG AGCTGCCTGCTGGAAACTCTGACCTGCTGGGGCTGCTGAGAAGACTCATCAAGTACATGGAGATCAAG TTCGTGTCAGGGTACAGCTATAAGGAAATTCCCCTCACATTCATGA AGAGGATGACCATCACACGCGTCATTGAGTCAG TTCCTGATGTGACCCATGTTACTAGGGTTATCGAAAGGGAACCTACCATCACCAAGGTGACAAGGGTGATTGAGGGAGAGCCTACCATCACCAAG GTGACCAGAGTCATTGAAGGCAAGCCAAAGTTCACCAAGGTCACTAGAGTCATCGAGGGAGAGCCCAAGGTCACCAAAGTTACCAGAGTGGTCCCAG GTCCTCAGTACTTGGCCAGCAACAGTGGCTCCAGCAGTGGTATCTCCAACATCGAGCTGGAAG GTGCTGACTCCTTCCATATCTCCACCATCGAGGGAAACCCCTCAATGCTCGACATGGACTCTGAAAAAATCACCAAGTTCATCCAAG AGGGAAACCCAAAACGAGTAACTAGCAGGAGAATTCCAG CTGGTTCCAGAAGGAGAGTCAGACCAGAGGAACAAAGAGCATGA
- the LOC123483534 gene encoding periostin-like isoform X1 has translation MKILFAALFAVFVLSNFDVADSSSYDKIVYHSKVRARKEGPNVCALQQVMGTKKKYFSTCRNWYQGAICGKKATVLYECCPGYMKLEGMKGCPAVAPIDNVYGTLGLVKAISTQEYSHISKLREEIEGSGSYTFFAPSNDAWNLLDGEVRSALVSNVNIELYNALHYHMANKRLQTKDLKNGLVVTSMYNDLGLYINHYSNGLCMKIVTVNCARIIHGNQVATNGVVHVLDRVITAVGNTIQDVIEVDDDLTTLSEVALASGLLDKLGQPGQYTLFAPTNDAFAKLDSDVLQRLMGDKGVLQALLNFHMLNSVQCSEGIMSGQTFETLEGHNIEIGCDGDSLTVNGIKMVLKKDIVTTNGVIHLIDEVLMPDSAKQVMELLTPSQSTFSDMVSELGLSAAMSAEAEYTLLAPLNSVFTDEVMAIDQSFLKVILENHILKEKITLGQLYNGQRLETIGGKFLRVFIYRTAVCIENSCLVRGSKEGSNGALHLMRTLMKPAETTMFQILTDNGGFKIFLSLMETAGLTDLLKQEGEYTLFAPSDEAFAGVSDSDLALLKGNMNALRTILLYHFSNGVFIGGGLETGVTNLLKSLQGNNLRVLHANNTIRVNTIEVPKHDIMATNGVIHFVKTLLYPGELPAGNSDLLGLLRRLIKYMEIKFVSGYSYKEIPLTFMKRMTITRVIESVPDVTHVTRVIEREPTITKVTRVIEGEPTITKVTRVIEGKPKFTKVTRVIEGEPKVTKVTRVVPGPQYLASNSGSSSGISNIELEGADSFHISTIEGNPSMLDMDSEKITKFIQEGNPKRVTSRRIPAGSRRRVRPEEQRA, from the exons GACGGTGCTGTATGAGTGCTGTCCAGGTTACATGAAGCTGGAAGGAATGAAAGGATGCCCTGCAG TGGCCCCTATAGACAATGTGTATGGTACCTTGGGCCTGGTCAAGGCCATCTCCACCCAGGAATACTCTCACATCTCCAAGCtgagggaggagatagagggatCTGGGTCATACACCTTCTTCGCTCCCAGCAATGATGCCTGGAACTTGTTAGATGGG GAAGTGCGTAGTGCGTTGGTGAGCAACGTGAACATTGAGCTGTACAACGCCCTGCACTACCACATGGCTAACAAACGCCTGCAGACCAAAGACCTGAAGAACGGCCTGGTGGTCACCTCCATGTACAATGACCTGGGACTCTACATCAACCACTACTCCAACGGG TTATGTATGAAGATTGTGACGGTGAACTGTGCCAGGATTATCCATGGCAACCAGGTTGCCACCAACGGAGTGGTGCACGTCCTCGACCGTGTCATCACTGCCGTGGGCAACACCAtccaggatgtcatcgaggttGACGATGACCTCACCACTCTCAGT GAGGTGGCTCTGGCCTCAGGCCTGCTGGACAAGCTGGGACAGCCTGGCCAGTACACCCTGTTCGCCCCCACCAACGATGCCTTCGCCAAGCTGGACTCGGACGTACTGCAACGACTGATGGGTGACAAGGGTGTCCTCCAAG ccctgCTGAACTTTCACATGCTGAACTCTGTCCAGTGTTCAGAGGGCATCATGTCCGGCCAGACCTTTGAGACCCTGGAAGGCCACAACATCGAGATTGGCTGTGACGGGGACAGCCTGACAGTCAACGGCATCAAGATGGTGCTGAAGAAAGACATTGTCACCACCAACGGAGTCATCCACCTCATTGATGAGGTCCTCATGCCTGACTCAG CTAAGCAGGTGATGGAGCTGCTCACCCCTTCCCAGTCCACCTTCAGTGACATGGTGTCAGAGCTGGGTCTGTCTGCAGCCATGTCAGCCGAGGCAGAATACACACTTCTGGCCCCGCTCAATTCTGTCTTCACTG atgaggtgATGGCCATTGACCAGAGCTTTCTGAAGGTGATTTTGGAGAACCACATCCTGAAGGAAAAGATCACTCTGGGACAGCTGTACAATGGACAGCGCCTGGAGACCATCGGCGGGAAGTTCCTCAGAGTCTTCATCTACCGCACA GCGGTGTGCATAGAGAACTCCTGCCTGGTGCGAGGCAGCAAGGAGGGCAGTAACGGAGCCCTCCACCTGATGAGGACTCTGATGAAGCCAGCTGAGACCACCATGTTCCAGATCCTCACTGACAACGGAGGATTCAA GATCTTCCTGTCACTGATGGAGACGGCTGGTCTGACTGACCTGCTCAAACAGGAAGGAGAATACACTCTGTTCGCTCCCAGTGATGAGGCCTTCGCTGGCGTCAGCGACAGCGACCTGGCTCTGCTCAAAG GTAATATGAACGCCCTGCGGACCATCCTGCTCTACCACTTCAGTAACGGAGTGTTTATCGGCGGAGGTCTGGAGACTGGGGTGACCAACCTCCTCAAGTCTCTACAGGGCAACAACCTCCGAGTGCTGCAT gcTAACAACACAATCAGAGTGAACACTATTGAGGTCCCTAAACACGATATCATGGCCACTAATGGAGTCATTCACTTTGTCAAAACCCTCCTCTACCCAGGAG AGCTGCCTGCTGGAAACTCTGACCTGCTGGGGCTGCTGAGAAGACTCATCAAGTACATGGAGATCAAG TTCGTGTCAGGGTACAGCTATAAGGAAATTCCCCTCACATTCATGA AGAGGATGACCATCACACGCGTCATTGAGTCAG TTCCTGATGTGACCCATGTTACTAGGGTTATCGAAAGGGAACCTACCATCACCAAGGTGACAAGGGTGATTGAGGGAGAGCCTACCATCACCAAG GTGACCAGAGTCATTGAAGGCAAGCCAAAGTTCACCAAGGTCACTAGAGTCATCGAGGGAGAGCCCAAGGTCACCAAAGTTACCAGAGTGGTCCCAG GTCCTCAGTACTTGGCCAGCAACAGTGGCTCCAGCAGTGGTATCTCCAACATCGAGCTGGAAG GTGCTGACTCCTTCCATATCTCCACCATCGAGGGAAACCCCTCAATGCTCGACATGGACTCTGAAAAAATCACCAAGTTCATCCAAG AGGGAAACCCAAAACGAGTAACTAGCAGGAGAATTCCAG CTGGTTCCAGAAGGAGAGTCAGACCAGAGGAACAAAGAGCATGA